The following proteins are encoded in a genomic region of Reichenbachiella sp.:
- a CDS encoding SLC13 family permease has translation MINNRLKIITSLVVPAVIIATPREWFQIDHLTVIEHRVIALFFLAAMLWITEAIPIYATSILIIVLELITISSSGINVLIVQSGTAEFGEVIPYKAIMSTFSSPIILLFLGGFFLAMASTKYRLDQNLARVLLKPFGNRPAYIIMGLMIITALFSMFMSNTATTAMMLSIIAPVLFCFDQNDRGKIALALCIPLAANIGGLGTPIGTPPNALALKYLTGVDYIGFGQWMSFGVPFVIVLLSISWVLLLKIFPSSTKEIKLDIQGEFSKTPKALVVYATFCLTILLWLFDFVHGMNSYTVALIPVGVFLSFNIITKEDLKKINWDVLWLVSGGIALGLALGESGLAEHVVASIPFDVFSPLVIIGLTAFLAALMANFMSNTATANLLLPIIATIGTTVLSLEPLGGSKMLILGTTLAASLGMALPISTPPNALAHATGIIETKDMLRVGVLVGGVGLVLVFALLYILKTVNFL, from the coding sequence GTGATTAACAACAGATTAAAAATTATCACGAGTCTGGTAGTGCCAGCTGTGATAATTGCAACACCCCGAGAATGGTTTCAAATTGATCATCTTACTGTAATTGAGCATAGGGTGATTGCCTTATTTTTTTTAGCGGCTATGCTTTGGATTACTGAAGCGATACCTATTTATGCTACTTCGATTCTAATAATTGTTTTGGAGTTGATTACCATTTCTAGCTCTGGTATTAATGTTTTAATTGTCCAATCAGGAACGGCTGAGTTTGGAGAAGTTATTCCTTACAAAGCAATCATGAGTACCTTTTCTTCACCCATCATCCTATTGTTTTTAGGAGGTTTCTTTTTGGCCATGGCTTCGACTAAATATCGCCTGGATCAAAACTTGGCAAGGGTGCTACTGAAGCCATTCGGGAATCGTCCGGCCTATATTATAATGGGTTTGATGATCATCACGGCCCTTTTTTCTATGTTTATGAGTAATACGGCAACCACGGCTATGATGCTCTCCATCATCGCTCCAGTGCTTTTTTGCTTTGATCAAAATGATCGAGGAAAAATTGCATTGGCATTGTGTATTCCTTTGGCTGCCAATATCGGCGGGCTAGGAACGCCAATTGGCACACCACCAAATGCTCTGGCTCTTAAATATCTAACTGGAGTGGATTATATCGGATTTGGACAATGGATGAGCTTTGGCGTGCCTTTTGTGATCGTCCTTCTCTCCATATCTTGGGTACTATTATTAAAAATATTCCCTTCTAGTACAAAGGAAATCAAGCTCGATATTCAGGGAGAATTTTCAAAGACTCCAAAGGCTTTAGTAGTTTATGCTACTTTTTGCCTGACTATCCTACTATGGCTATTTGATTTTGTACATGGAATGAACTCATATACGGTGGCACTGATTCCTGTGGGTGTATTTCTGTCTTTTAATATTATTACGAAAGAAGACCTTAAGAAAATCAATTGGGATGTTTTATGGCTTGTTTCAGGTGGTATAGCATTAGGGCTAGCGCTTGGCGAAAGTGGTCTGGCCGAACATGTAGTGGCCAGCATACCATTTGATGTATTTTCTCCATTAGTTATTATCGGTCTGACAGCTTTTTTGGCGGCGCTCATGGCTAATTTCATGTCCAACACAGCTACCGCCAATTTGTTGCTTCCAATCATTGCGACCATTGGGACTACAGTACTAAGCCTCGAGCCTTTAGGAGGGTCTAAAATGTTGATTCTGGGAACCACACTAGCAGCTTCCCTGGGCATGGCATTACCTATTAGTACACCTCCCAATGCATTAGCACATGCTACGGGCATAATAGAAACGAAAGACATGCTAAGAGTGGGAGTACTGGTTGGGGGAGTTGGTTTAGTGTTGGTTTTTGCGCTGCTATACATTCTTAAAACAGTAAACTTCTTGTGA
- a CDS encoding DUF6787 family protein produces MSFLHRLKNKWKLDTLGQVVLVLITFACTGFTVMFLKGPVVAWIGGAQDNQTLLTVLYYIFILPIYNIILLIYGFVFGQFAFFWDFEKRMWYRMTRQKHKIERE; encoded by the coding sequence ATGAGTTTTTTGCACCGACTAAAGAACAAGTGGAAATTAGATACCCTGGGGCAAGTCGTCTTGGTTTTGATCACTTTTGCCTGTACGGGTTTTACGGTGATGTTTCTGAAAGGTCCTGTGGTTGCCTGGATCGGTGGGGCGCAGGACAATCAAACCTTGCTCACGGTTTTGTATTACATTTTCATCTTGCCTATCTACAATATAATCCTTCTGATCTATGGTTTTGTTTTCGGACAATTTGCCTTCTTTTGGGACTTTGAAAAAAGGATGTGGTATCGGATGACCCGTCAAAAGCACAAGATCGAGCGTGAATAA
- a CDS encoding universal stress protein, protein MNIINRVLIPIDFSDNAMNAVKYVLGMAETDKKIKFFLYHVASQISDQEEQKLLDIKTRMFDPDKIDCEIVLEKGNFVEQLIEDQARLKIDLVIMGMAENKNGNQSFTVDLLQGADCPLLIIPAKVEGFKLKNIALTLDEEEFDSSKDLRVFHDIAKWFNAKVHLIKVDKEGKGGAHALKTEDTLDYYLESLEYHYSFPKNEDIEKGILEYVAEKNIDALAIMPRTHAQKSIPSEGRLTKALAKQIEIPLLILD, encoded by the coding sequence ATGAATATCATAAATAGAGTACTTATTCCTATTGACTTCTCTGACAATGCAATGAATGCAGTCAAGTATGTTTTAGGAATGGCGGAAACAGATAAGAAAATTAAGTTTTTCCTGTATCATGTGGCTAGTCAAATCTCTGATCAAGAAGAGCAAAAATTGCTCGACATAAAAACAAGAATGTTTGATCCAGATAAAATTGATTGCGAAATCGTGCTGGAAAAAGGGAATTTTGTTGAGCAATTGATTGAAGATCAGGCTAGGTTGAAAATAGACTTGGTTATCATGGGTATGGCCGAAAACAAAAATGGAAATCAGTCTTTTACCGTGGACTTATTGCAAGGCGCAGATTGTCCATTGCTAATTATTCCAGCAAAAGTGGAAGGATTCAAATTGAAGAATATTGCCTTGACTTTAGATGAGGAAGAGTTTGATAGTTCTAAAGATTTACGAGTCTTTCATGATATAGCCAAATGGTTCAATGCTAAGGTTCATTTGATTAAAGTGGATAAAGAAGGAAAAGGAGGAGCTCATGCTTTGAAGACGGAGGATACACTAGACTACTATTTAGAGAGTTTGGAGTATCATTATTCTTTTCCGAAGAATGAGGATATAGAAAAAGGAATATTGGAATATGTGGCTGAAAAAAATATTGATGCGCTAGCCATTATGCCTAGAACACATGCACAAAAATCTATTCCTTCAGAAGGTCGATTGACAAAAGCATTGGCAAAACAAATCGAAATCCCTTTACTCATATTGGATTGA
- a CDS encoding aminodeoxychorismate synthase component I has protein sequence MNKSAAIQQINSLASAGTPFLMIADFKCENNHVISVDQIKAEDVLFDINGIRNFDEAFQLKSDVSLERSPLSFEAFGEKYQKVHTEIAKGNTYLLNLTQPTPISTSASLKEIFHASKAKYKLWFKDQFVVFSPEIFVKIQEGKISSFPMKGTIDADLPDAEEIILSSEKEMAEHATIVDLIRNDMSKFAKEVVVEEFRYIDEIRTSAKHLLQVSSKITGHLDDGYQSELGDIIYSLLPAGSICGAPKKRTLDIIEKVEKYDRGYYTGIVGYFDGKQFDSGVMIRFIEKQGEQLIYKSGGGIHFLSDAQAEYQEMIDKVYVPVH, from the coding sequence GTGAATAAATCAGCAGCCATTCAGCAAATCAATTCATTAGCCTCAGCTGGCACGCCATTTTTAATGATTGCTGATTTCAAGTGTGAAAATAATCATGTCATTTCTGTAGATCAGATAAAGGCTGAAGATGTACTATTTGATATTAATGGTATTAGGAACTTTGACGAAGCCTTTCAGCTGAAAAGTGATGTGTCATTGGAACGATCGCCGCTTTCATTCGAAGCATTTGGCGAGAAATATCAAAAGGTACATACAGAAATAGCCAAAGGGAATACCTATCTGCTCAACCTGACACAGCCAACACCCATTTCAACTTCGGCGAGTTTAAAAGAGATATTTCATGCCAGCAAAGCCAAATACAAACTATGGTTCAAAGATCAATTTGTGGTTTTTTCGCCTGAAATATTTGTGAAAATACAAGAGGGTAAAATATCATCCTTTCCGATGAAAGGAACCATAGATGCGGACCTGCCTGATGCTGAAGAAATCATTTTATCTAGCGAAAAGGAGATGGCTGAGCATGCCACTATCGTCGACCTCATCCGCAACGATATGAGCAAATTTGCCAAAGAAGTGGTAGTGGAGGAGTTTAGATATATTGATGAAATCAGGACCAGTGCTAAACATTTGTTGCAAGTGAGTTCTAAAATCACTGGCCATTTGGATGATGGCTATCAAAGTGAATTAGGAGACATTATCTATTCATTGTTGCCTGCAGGTTCGATTTGTGGAGCGCCCAAGAAGCGAACTCTGGATATTATAGAGAAGGTAGAAAAATACGATAGGGGTTATTACACAGGTATCGTGGGGTATTTTGATGGCAAACAGTTTGATAGTGGCGTGATGATTCGTTTTATTGAAAAACAAGGAGAGCAATTGATTTATAAAAGTGGCGGAGGCATTCATTTTCTGAGTGATGCCCAAGCCGAGTACCAAGAAATGATAGATAAAGTTTATGTCCCAGTTCATTGA
- a CDS encoding aminotransferase class IV: protein MSQFIESICCIDGELQLLELHQARVNRTFFTNYGLLAKPIRLNRVIKQIPSKGKFKCRVEYDNEKVEVNFTPYQTPKISSLAIVEGGDVDYRFKYADRKALDHLYAQRNGKDDVLIVKDGLISDSYFANVAFFDGEEWWTPEEPLLAGVQRQYLLDQRLIQTTKIRTSDINKYEKISMINAMIDLEEIEIAATDIS from the coding sequence ATGTCCCAGTTCATTGAAAGCATTTGTTGTATAGATGGTGAATTGCAGTTGCTTGAATTGCATCAGGCCAGAGTGAATCGAACTTTCTTCACCAATTATGGGCTGCTAGCCAAGCCAATCAGACTCAATAGAGTCATAAAGCAAATTCCCTCTAAAGGGAAGTTTAAATGCAGAGTGGAATACGATAATGAAAAGGTAGAAGTCAATTTCACACCTTATCAAACCCCCAAAATAAGTTCACTAGCAATAGTGGAAGGAGGGGACGTGGACTATCGATTTAAATATGCTGACCGAAAGGCCTTAGATCATTTGTATGCTCAACGAAATGGAAAGGATGATGTCCTAATTGTAAAGGACGGATTGATCTCCGATAGCTACTTTGCCAATGTGGCTTTTTTTGATGGGGAAGAGTGGTGGACGCCTGAGGAGCCACTACTGGCCGGCGTGCAACGACAATATTTATTAGATCAAAGACTTATTCAAACGACGAAGATTCGTACATCAGATATCAATAAATACGAAAAGATATCTATGATTAACGCTATGATTGATTTGGAGGAGATTGAAATAGCTGCAACTGACATCTCGTAG
- the pckA gene encoding phosphoenolpyruvate carboxykinase (ATP): protein MKTTNLKSLMEDMVGLGLTNVKGVLWNLAPAELITEALKNGEGVLSDTGALMVNTGKFTGRSPKDRYIVKDRITENTVWWGDINISFDEDKFDALYNKMIKSLGDKILYVRDAFAGADEKYRMKLRVIDTQASHNLFCYNMFIQPQNEDLSDFHPEFTVLAVPEFYADPEVDGTRQKNFAIVNFTKKIIIVGGTAYTGETKKGIFSVLNFLLPEKEHVLSMHCSANIGKEENDSAVFFGLSGTGKTTLSADPNRLLIGDDEHGWTDDGIFNFEGGCYAKTIDLTQEKEPEIWDAIKFGAILENTKFFPGTNTVNYEDSSITENTRVSYPLKNVKNAVTPSVGGIPKNIFFLTCDANGVLPPISKLTVGQAMYHFISGYTAKVAGTEAGITEPVSVFSACFGAPFMPLHPTKYAELLGEKMVKHGVNIWLINTGWSGGAYGTGNRIKLKYTRAMITAALTGALDDVEFFKQPVFGLQIPLQVPNVPDEILDPRITWKDKNAFDIQTEKLATQFNENFEKFEEYANEEILEGAPKVQELV from the coding sequence ATGAAAACAACCAATTTAAAATCCCTGATGGAAGACATGGTAGGTCTTGGACTTACTAATGTGAAAGGTGTGCTCTGGAATCTCGCTCCAGCCGAATTAATCACAGAAGCTCTAAAAAATGGTGAAGGTGTATTGTCTGATACTGGAGCCTTGATGGTAAATACAGGAAAGTTTACCGGTCGTTCTCCAAAAGATCGATATATCGTAAAAGACAGAATCACTGAAAATACAGTATGGTGGGGAGACATCAATATCTCATTTGACGAGGACAAATTTGATGCTCTATACAATAAAATGATCAAATCTCTGGGCGACAAAATTCTCTATGTAAGAGATGCATTTGCAGGAGCGGATGAGAAGTATAGGATGAAATTAAGAGTGATAGACACTCAGGCTTCTCATAATTTGTTTTGTTACAATATGTTTATCCAACCTCAAAATGAAGACTTATCAGACTTCCACCCTGAATTTACTGTGCTTGCGGTTCCAGAATTTTATGCGGATCCTGAAGTGGATGGTACACGTCAAAAAAACTTCGCCATCGTAAATTTCACTAAAAAAATCATTATTGTAGGTGGAACCGCTTATACAGGAGAAACTAAAAAAGGAATCTTCTCAGTTTTGAATTTTCTTCTACCAGAAAAAGAGCATGTGCTTTCTATGCACTGCAGCGCAAACATTGGAAAAGAGGAAAACGATAGTGCCGTATTTTTCGGCTTATCTGGCACAGGCAAAACCACTTTATCTGCTGATCCCAACAGGCTATTGATTGGCGATGACGAACACGGTTGGACAGATGATGGCATATTCAACTTCGAAGGAGGATGTTATGCGAAAACCATTGATTTAACACAGGAAAAAGAACCTGAAATCTGGGATGCTATTAAGTTTGGAGCTATTCTGGAAAACACTAAATTTTTCCCAGGGACTAATACGGTGAATTATGAAGACAGTAGCATCACGGAAAACACTCGCGTATCTTATCCATTGAAAAATGTGAAAAATGCCGTAACACCTTCTGTGGGAGGCATTCCAAAAAACATTTTCTTCTTGACTTGCGACGCCAACGGTGTACTGCCTCCTATATCTAAATTAACTGTCGGTCAGGCCATGTATCATTTCATCTCTGGCTATACAGCCAAAGTAGCTGGAACGGAAGCTGGAATAACCGAACCAGTCAGTGTATTCTCTGCTTGTTTTGGCGCACCGTTTATGCCACTTCATCCAACAAAATATGCTGAATTGCTTGGAGAGAAAATGGTGAAGCATGGTGTCAATATTTGGTTGATCAATACCGGCTGGTCTGGTGGCGCATATGGTACTGGCAACAGAATTAAATTGAAATATACCAGAGCTATGATTACGGCTGCATTGACTGGTGCGCTTGATGATGTTGAGTTCTTCAAACAACCTGTATTTGGATTACAGATACCTCTTCAAGTGCCGAACGTTCCAGATGAAATACTAGACCCTAGAATCACATGGAAAGATAAAAATGCATTTGATATTCAGACTGAAAAACTGGCCACTCAATTCAATGAAAACTTCGAAAAATTTGAAGAGTATGCCAATGAGGAAATCCTAGAAGGAGCACCAAAAGTGCAAGAGCTAGTATAG
- a CDS encoding response regulator → MERLYIICVEDQKEVLNTISEQLSHFEEYVTLEECETANEAYDLLTEIERKGGQTAVVVSDHVMPGMTGVELFIKLKSDSRFEGIKKVLLTGQATHADTIDAINKAQIDFYIEKPWQSDTLLEKVSILLTRYIVETGLAYEPFAPVLHKQTLFDLLKGR, encoded by the coding sequence ATGGAAAGGCTTTATATCATCTGTGTTGAAGATCAAAAAGAAGTATTAAACACGATTTCCGAACAGTTATCACATTTCGAAGAATATGTGACCTTAGAAGAATGCGAGACGGCTAATGAGGCATACGACTTACTTACTGAAATAGAACGCAAGGGTGGACAAACAGCTGTTGTAGTTTCAGATCATGTGATGCCAGGTATGACTGGCGTGGAGCTTTTTATAAAACTGAAATCAGACAGTAGGTTTGAAGGTATTAAAAAAGTGTTGCTCACCGGGCAAGCTACTCATGCGGATACGATTGACGCCATTAATAAAGCTCAGATAGACTTTTATATTGAAAAGCCATGGCAATCTGATACGCTTCTGGAGAAGGTAAGTATTCTCCTTACCAGATATATTGTTGAAACTGGTTTGGCATATGAGCCATTTGCACCCGTTCTACACAAACAGACACTTTTTGATCTATTGAAAGGACGATGA
- a CDS encoding RNA pseudouridine synthase — protein MGKPFIVIYEDNHLLIVDKASGILVQGDKTKDKPLLDYCKDYIKSKYDKPGDVFLGTVHRLDRPVSGAVVFARTSKALERMNKLFKDRKINKTYWAVVKSRPPKKEDKLVHYLKKDEKINKTTAYDKPTEGAQRAELNYKVLGKLNDHFLLEVRPLTGRPHQIRVQLASMGCPIRGDLKYGFPKANPDASINLHARALDFIHPVKKEPVKVLAGVPVNDFWEQFLVLDKSAKELAKKDKYKDKLY, from the coding sequence ATGGGGAAACCATTTATAGTGATCTATGAAGACAATCATTTGCTAATCGTAGACAAAGCTTCGGGGATCCTCGTACAAGGCGATAAGACCAAAGACAAGCCGCTGCTGGATTATTGTAAGGACTACATCAAGAGCAAGTATGATAAGCCGGGAGATGTGTTCCTTGGCACGGTACACAGACTTGATCGTCCGGTGAGTGGGGCAGTAGTTTTTGCTCGTACCTCCAAAGCCTTAGAGCGAATGAACAAGCTCTTCAAGGATCGGAAAATCAATAAGACTTATTGGGCGGTGGTGAAAAGTAGACCACCAAAAAAAGAGGATAAATTGGTTCATTACCTCAAGAAGGATGAAAAGATTAATAAGACCACTGCCTACGACAAACCAACCGAAGGAGCACAACGGGCAGAATTAAATTACAAAGTACTTGGCAAGTTGAATGATCACTTCTTATTAGAAGTCCGACCGCTTACAGGTCGTCCGCATCAGATCAGAGTGCAGCTAGCCTCTATGGGCTGTCCGATTCGTGGCGACTTGAAGTATGGATTTCCAAAAGCCAACCCCGATGCCAGTATCAACCTTCATGCAAGAGCTTTAGACTTTATTCATCCAGTCAAAAAAGAACCTGTAAAAGTACTGGCGGGCGTTCCTGTCAATGACTTCTGGGAACAGTTTTTAGTATTGGATAAATCAGCCAAGGAGCTCGCCAAGAAAGACAAATACAAAGATAAACTCTACTAG
- a CDS encoding DUF5686 family protein — translation MNTNFTKNLFLLPLTLLLLLSVSHGAIAQSLTGRIFSSEDEEALTFVTVAISGTSTGTISDIDGRFTLNIPAGYQGNITFQHVGFIRKELTVEQIKNSPTIYMDKEVTELEELVFEAGENPANILMKKVIDNRKKHDPARFDQYSYRSYTKDVYHLDADAATADSLVKRYKAETLAGSTDSSANQTNTKFFKVDSSFNTRHLYVAESYSETKFIEPGLKNETILATQISGLRGGLFAAFSGLYQPFGFYADILDIFDKDYINPINPSGLSQYEFYIEDTTFYQTDTVFVVSYTPKKGKKFDGLEGLLWVHANDYALTNVTAKSHVANSKIDVSIQQRYDRISGNWFPVQLNTDIIFKELKFYGRNLILENRRYLSDVNLSTNFTQKDFSDIGITLNRVNPKEQKEILDAHRAVPLDSMELNTYIAADSLYKNLRVVEGVAESLLTLRLNLGKVDVRVDDFFGINTYEKFRLGMGLETNNNFSEKLVLGGYGGYGFADEEWKYGTNLKYIFDRRTDTYVLFTYQKDLREVGTQRFFEGKISSIDDLIRSFQGNLFDRQETYKVSLNRRIAPFLYAQTTLSKSMQQSTYDYMYDNTDYSSNFFDINQLSLAFRYVRNEQYLDLYGKKVLFDYDFPVLNFKYSHANSGWLGGDFDYDRFDASLEYRKKYFLGKSNVLVRAAYVYGDVPYGHMITGLGNATSKLSVPEYFQTMDIYEFLSDKQVAVFFNHNFGNFLIANRIMKPEFIIYHNAGYGQLSHPERHQGDDLNFKTMEDGYFESGIGIKKLIRINFVDVGYMGWGFDAVYRHGAYAYESTRDNLFFKLNMKINL, via the coding sequence ATGAATACCAATTTTACCAAAAACCTATTCTTATTACCCCTTACCTTATTGCTGTTGCTTTCAGTGAGCCATGGGGCTATTGCACAAAGTTTAACTGGTCGTATCTTCTCGTCGGAAGATGAAGAGGCCTTGACATTTGTGACGGTAGCCATCAGTGGAACCAGTACAGGTACCATATCTGATATAGACGGAAGATTTACTTTGAACATACCGGCGGGATACCAAGGGAATATTACCTTTCAACATGTGGGCTTTATCCGAAAGGAGCTAACTGTTGAACAAATAAAAAATTCTCCGACCATATATATGGATAAGGAAGTGACCGAATTGGAGGAATTGGTTTTTGAAGCTGGAGAGAATCCTGCCAATATTTTGATGAAAAAGGTGATTGATAATCGTAAAAAGCATGACCCTGCCAGATTCGATCAGTATAGCTATAGGTCTTACACCAAGGATGTTTATCATTTGGATGCTGATGCCGCCACTGCGGATTCATTGGTAAAGCGCTATAAGGCGGAAACATTAGCTGGGTCTACTGACAGCAGCGCCAATCAAACCAATACCAAATTCTTCAAAGTTGATAGTTCGTTTAATACCAGGCATTTGTATGTAGCGGAATCTTATTCCGAAACTAAATTTATCGAACCAGGTCTTAAAAACGAAACGATTCTAGCTACTCAGATATCTGGGTTGAGAGGCGGACTTTTTGCTGCTTTCAGTGGTCTATATCAGCCTTTCGGCTTTTACGCAGACATCCTGGATATTTTTGATAAAGACTATATCAACCCGATCAATCCTTCTGGATTGTCTCAATATGAATTTTATATAGAGGATACGACTTTCTATCAAACAGATACCGTATTCGTCGTCAGCTATACGCCCAAAAAAGGAAAGAAATTTGATGGCCTCGAAGGACTGTTGTGGGTGCATGCCAACGATTACGCCCTGACTAATGTGACTGCCAAATCGCATGTGGCTAACTCCAAAATTGATGTCAGTATTCAGCAGCGCTATGATAGAATTTCAGGGAATTGGTTCCCTGTTCAGTTGAATACGGATATCATTTTCAAAGAGCTTAAATTCTATGGTAGAAATCTAATATTAGAAAACAGACGGTATCTCTCTGATGTCAATCTAAGTACCAACTTCACACAAAAAGACTTTAGCGATATTGGTATCACCCTTAATAGAGTGAACCCAAAAGAACAAAAGGAAATTCTGGATGCACACCGAGCGGTACCCCTTGATTCGATGGAACTAAACACCTATATCGCAGCAGACTCCCTGTATAAAAATTTACGTGTGGTAGAAGGTGTGGCTGAGTCTCTATTGACGTTGCGGTTGAACTTGGGCAAAGTGGATGTTCGAGTCGACGATTTTTTCGGAATCAATACTTATGAAAAATTCCGACTGGGTATGGGACTGGAAACCAACAATAACTTTTCTGAAAAACTAGTGTTAGGAGGTTATGGAGGCTATGGTTTTGCAGATGAAGAATGGAAGTATGGCACCAACCTGAAATACATTTTTGACCGAAGAACGGATACCTACGTGCTTTTCACCTATCAGAAGGATTTGAGAGAAGTCGGTACGCAGCGATTCTTCGAAGGTAAGATCTCGAGTATTGACGACCTGATTCGATCGTTTCAAGGGAACTTATTCGATAGACAAGAAACTTACAAGGTGAGTTTGAATAGGAGGATAGCACCTTTTCTGTACGCGCAGACTACACTGTCCAAGTCGATGCAGCAGTCTACTTACGACTATATGTATGACAATACTGATTATTCTTCTAACTTCTTTGATATCAACCAACTGTCTTTGGCCTTTCGATATGTGAGAAACGAACAGTATTTGGACTTGTATGGAAAGAAGGTACTATTCGATTATGACTTTCCAGTGCTCAATTTCAAGTACAGCCACGCCAACTCAGGATGGTTGGGAGGTGATTTTGATTACGATCGTTTTGATGCCAGTTTGGAATATAGAAAGAAATACTTTTTAGGAAAATCGAATGTGCTTGTCCGGGCGGCTTATGTGTATGGAGATGTACCTTATGGTCATATGATTACGGGACTAGGAAACGCTACGTCCAAATTGAGTGTGCCAGAGTACTTTCAAACGATGGATATTTACGAATTCCTTTCAGATAAGCAGGTGGCGGTATTTTTTAATCATAATTTTGGCAATTTCTTGATTGCCAATAGAATAATGAAACCAGAGTTTATTATTTACCATAATGCTGGATATGGCCAGTTGTCTCACCCAGAACGACATCAGGGAGATGATTTGAATTTTAAAACCATGGAGGATGGTTACTTTGAATCAGGAATTGGCATCAAAAAACTGATTAGGATTAACTTTGTCGATGTAGGATATATGGGTTGGGGATTTGATGCAGTTTATAGACATGGTGCTTATGCCTATGAATCCACAAGGGATAATCTATTTTTTAAGTTAAATATGAAAATCAATTTGTAA
- a CDS encoding ATP-binding protein: MIDFHKQKLALADLTDLNWLKQRFFVYPDQRIKVKTGEVIIRQEEVNEKMYFMESGSTSGYFKPEEGEEFKVFSTGTNMMVGLYSFFSHDHRSYTTVKADEDTVVLYVSRDQLPEKNSPEYGLFLEHILPVIVNEIYLRQMLMINSVSEKESVLKKLMESEKMATLGQLAAGLAHELNNAASVIQSKAEWITEHMKDYMEQKDSKGLYPYFLRSLEKGQTKSSVEVRTRKEKIKELIGVQENAAKKLAKMNLTDEELMMINQKADSGIIDRLGNYWEAGLALHDINIAASHTTHVVQSIKELGAANRREHQNFSLLSSIEKAHSLLTNQLKHIETSIEVHEDIKINGKEGDFIQVWVNLIKNAAEVLNTKQPQSPQIIIEASKKGSLLHVSIKDNGGGIEESEQSKIFQPSYTTKVSGLSFGLGLGLSIVQKILSSYEGQIQLTCQDEWTIFSIQLPKQ; this comes from the coding sequence ATGATAGACTTTCATAAACAAAAATTAGCACTGGCTGATCTGACTGATTTGAATTGGTTGAAACAGCGATTCTTTGTTTATCCGGACCAACGAATAAAAGTGAAAACGGGCGAGGTAATCATTAGACAAGAAGAAGTAAATGAAAAGATGTATTTCATGGAGAGTGGAAGTACGTCCGGGTATTTCAAACCTGAAGAAGGAGAGGAGTTTAAAGTTTTTTCTACTGGCACCAATATGATGGTAGGGTTGTATAGTTTTTTCTCCCATGATCATCGCAGTTATACCACGGTTAAAGCGGATGAAGATACGGTCGTCCTTTATGTAAGCCGGGATCAGCTACCAGAAAAAAATAGTCCGGAATATGGGCTGTTTTTAGAACACATTCTCCCTGTAATTGTTAATGAGATTTATCTACGTCAGATGCTTATGATCAATAGTGTATCTGAGAAGGAATCCGTTTTGAAGAAGCTAATGGAGAGTGAGAAAATGGCTACCCTGGGACAATTGGCTGCCGGGCTTGCCCATGAGTTGAATAATGCGGCCAGTGTCATTCAGAGCAAAGCAGAATGGATTACCGAACACATGAAAGATTATATGGAGCAAAAAGACTCCAAAGGACTATATCCTTATTTTTTGAGATCTCTTGAAAAAGGACAAACAAAGTCGAGTGTCGAGGTTCGTACCAGAAAAGAAAAGATAAAAGAGCTGATCGGAGTACAGGAAAATGCAGCTAAGAAATTGGCAAAAATGAACCTTACCGATGAAGAATTAATGATGATTAACCAGAAGGCTGATTCAGGTATCATTGATAGATTAGGGAATTATTGGGAGGCTGGCTTGGCCTTGCACGACATCAATATTGCTGCTTCACATACTACTCATGTGGTTCAGTCTATCAAAGAATTGGGAGCTGCCAACAGAAGGGAACATCAGAATTTTAGTTTGCTTTCTTCTATTGAAAAAGCGCATTCACTTCTAACCAATCAGCTGAAGCATATTGAAACAAGCATTGAAGTGCATGAAGACATTAAGATTAATGGAAAAGAAGGAGACTTTATTCAGGTATGGGTCAACCTTATCAAGAATGCAGCAGAGGTATTAAATACAAAACAACCACAAAGCCCACAAATCATAATAGAGGCTAGTAAAAAGGGAAGTTTACTTCATGTGTCCATTAAGGATAATGGAGGAGGGATAGAAGAGTCTGAGCAGAGTAAAATCTTCCAACCGAGCTATACCACCAAAGTTAGTGGTCTATCCTTTGGGCTTGGCTTAGGCTTGTCCATTGTACAAAAGATCTTGTCGAGTTATGAAGGTCAAATACAACTGACTTGCCAAGATGAATGGACCATTTTTAGTATTCAATTACCTAAACAATAG